The Hemicordylus capensis ecotype Gifberg chromosome 6, rHemCap1.1.pri, whole genome shotgun sequence genome window below encodes:
- the FABP1 gene encoding fatty acid-binding protein, liver isoform X1 yields the protein MFCRFIQSFRERKKEEEDQRRAAESEIYLNGDIDQEWKGEQKLEVFLGPQVVQFKPTGLLKVCCKEKSFDIPTSISIAKNSFESQKKACDVSYLLPLSSGLGTSLSSVGYKESITRMSFNGKFELESHENFEPFMKAIGLSDELIEKGKDVKSISEIVQDGKKFKITVTTGSKVLVNEFTIGEEAEVETPAGNKVKTIVHLEGDNKMVALMNNIKSVSEINGDIITNIMSLGDIHYKRISRRI from the exons AGCTtcagggaaagaaagaaggaagaagaagatcaAAGGAGAGCTGCAGAAAGTGAAATATATTTGAACGGGGACATAGACCAGGAGTGGAAGGGAGAGCAGAAGCTGGAAGTTTTCCTTGGGCCTCAG GTTGTCCAGTTTAAGCCCACAGGCCTATTAAAGGTCTGTTGCAAAGAAAAGAGCTTCGATATTCCGACATCAATATCAATAGCGAAGAACTCATTTGAAAGCCAGAAAAAAGCATGTGATGTTAGTTATCTCCTTCCCTTATCTTCTGGCCTTGG AACCAGCTTGTCTTCTGTTGGGTACAAAGAGAGTATCACCAGGATGAGCTTCAATGGAAAGTTTGAACTCGAGTCCCATGAAAACTTTGAGCCTTTCATGAAAGCCATTG GCCTTTCTGATGAGTTGATTGAAAAAGGCAAGGATGTCAAAAGCATCTCAGAAATTGTGCAGGATGGAAAGAAATTTAAGATCACTGTGACCACGGGCAGCAAGGTTCTAGTTAACGAGTTCACCATTggagaggaggcagaggtggagaCTCCAGCAGGAAACAAGGTCAAG ACCATTGTTCACTTGGAAGGAGACAATAAGATGGTTGCCTTAATGAACAACATCAAGTCAGTCTCTGAAATAAATGGAGACATCATCACTAAT